A window from Gasterosteus aculeatus chromosome 14, fGasAcu3.hap1.1, whole genome shotgun sequence encodes these proteins:
- the plac8.2 gene encoding placenta associated 8, tandem duplicate 2 — protein MAVTRQPGSFGPSEFQTGLCDFCGDCGTCLYGLCCYPCLGCSIASDMDECCLCGLSMAIRSVYRTKYNIQGSLCGDFWAVGCCPLCATCQLKRDIDRRKEQGIF, from the exons atgGCTGTGACCCGTCAACCCGGCAGCTTCGGGCCCTCCGAGTTCCAGACCGGCCTGTGCGACTTCTGCGGCGACTGCGGCACCT GCCTCTACGGGCTGTGCTGCTACCCCTGCCTCGGCTGCTCCATCGCCAGCGACATGGACGAGTGCTGCCTGTGCGGCCTGAGCATGGCCATCCGCAGCGTGTACAGGACCAAGTACAACATCCAG GGCTCGCTGTGCGGCGACTTCTGGGCGGTCGGCTGCTGCCCGCTCTGCGCCACCTGCCAGCTGAAGAGAGACATCGACCGCAGGAAGGAGCAAGGCATCTTCTGA
- the cops4 gene encoding COP9 signalosome complex subunit 4 isoform X2, which produces MTQCFWQRKPPSLTLRLATMATDVRQELAQLMNSTGSHKDLAAKYRQILEKAIQFTDAEQLESLKAFVEAMVNENVSLVISRQLLTDFCTHLPNLPDATAKAVYHFTLEKIQPRVISFEEQVASIRQHLATIYEKEGDWRNAAQVLVGIPLETGQKQYNVDYKLDTYLKIARLYLEDDDPVQAEAYINRASLLQNESSNEQLQIHYKVCYARVLDFRRKFIEAAQRYNELSYKSIVHETERLEALKHALNCTILASAGQQRSRMLATLFKDERCQQLAAYGILEKMYLDRIIRGNQLQEFAAMLMPHQKATTADGSSILDRAVIEHNLLSASKLYNNITFEELGALLEIPPAKAEKIASQMITEGRMNGFIDQIDSIVHFETREALPTWDKQIQSLCFQVNNLLEKIRSAAPEWAAQAMETQMTQ; this is translated from the exons ATGACGCAGTGCTTTTGGCAGCGGAAGCCGCCGTCGTTGACACTTCGACTGGCGACAATGGCGACCGATGTGAGGCAGGAGCTTGCACAGCTAATGAACTCCACTGGATCTCATAAAGATCTTGCGGCCAA ATATCGACAAATTTTGGAGAAGGCCATTCAGTTTACAGATGCAGAGCAGCTGGAGTCCTTGAAGGCCTTTGTTGAAGCGA TGGTTAATGAGAATGTCAGTCTTGTCATATCGAGACAGCTGCTCACAGATTTCTGCACACATCTTCCCAACCTGCCCGACGCCACAGCTAAAGCAGTGTATCACTTCACTTTGGAGAAGATTCAGCCCAGGGTCATCTCCTTTGAGGAACAG GTAGCTTCAATCAGACAGCACTTAGCAACCATTTATGAAAAGGAGGGAGACTGGAGGAATGCAGCTCAGGTTTTAGTCGGTATTCCCCTGGAAACCGGACAGAA GCAATACAATGTTGACTATAAGTTGGATACGTACCTGAAAATTGCCCGTCTCTACTTAGAGGATGATGATCCAGTGCAGGCGGAGGCATACATCAACAGAGCCTCATTGCTTCAGAATGAGTCCTCTAATGAACAGCTGCAGATACACTATAAG GTGTGCTATGCCAGAGTcctggacttcaggaggaagtTCATTGAAGCTGCACAAAGATACAACGAGCTGTCCTATAAGTCCATAGTCCATGAGACCGAACGTCTGGAGGCGCTCAAACACGCCTTAAACTGCACCATACTGGCTTCTGCAG GCCAGCAGCGTTCCCGTATGTTGGCCACTCTTTTTAAAGATGAGCGCTGTCAGCAGCTGGCTGCCTACGGTATTCTGGAGAAGATGTACCTAGACCGTATCATCAGAGGAAACCAGCTGCAGGAGTTTGCTGCCATGCTGATGCCTCACCAGAAAGCCACCACAGCAGATG GATCCAGCATCCTCGACAGAGCCGTGATTGAACACAACCTTTTGTCCGCTAGCAAACTCTACAACAACATCACATTTGAAGAACTAGGAGCACTTTTAGAAATCCCCCCCGCCAAG GCCGAGAAGATCGCTTCCCAGATGATCACTGAAGGGCGCATGAACGGCTTCATCGACCAGATCGACAGCATCGTCCACTTTGAGA CCCGTGAGGCCCTTCCTACCTGGGACAAACAGATCCAGTCTCTGTGTTTCCAGGTCAACAACCTCCTAGAAAAGATCCGTTCAGCCGCCCCCGAGTGGGCTGCTCAGGCGATGGAAACCCAGATGACCCAgtaa
- the cops4 gene encoding COP9 signalosome complex subunit 4 isoform X1: MFPVLLTGVCRRTAFAAGLKPEMTQCFWQRKPPSLTLRLATMATDVRQELAQLMNSTGSHKDLAAKYRQILEKAIQFTDAEQLESLKAFVEAMVNENVSLVISRQLLTDFCTHLPNLPDATAKAVYHFTLEKIQPRVISFEEQVASIRQHLATIYEKEGDWRNAAQVLVGIPLETGQKQYNVDYKLDTYLKIARLYLEDDDPVQAEAYINRASLLQNESSNEQLQIHYKVCYARVLDFRRKFIEAAQRYNELSYKSIVHETERLEALKHALNCTILASAGQQRSRMLATLFKDERCQQLAAYGILEKMYLDRIIRGNQLQEFAAMLMPHQKATTADVCEVSLTGSSILDRAVIEHNLLSASKLYNNITFEELGALLEIPPAKAEKIASQMITEGRMNGFIDQIDSIVHFETREALPTWDKQIQSLCFQVNNLLEKIRSAAPEWAAQAMETQMTQ; this comes from the exons ATGTTTCCTGTCTTGTTGACTGGTGTCTGTCGGAGGACCGCTTTCGCTGCCGGACTCAAGCCGGAAATGACGCAGTGCTTTTGGCAGCGGAAGCCGCCGTCGTTGACACTTCGACTGGCGACAATGGCGACCGATGTGAGGCAGGAGCTTGCACAGCTAATGAACTCCACTGGATCTCATAAAGATCTTGCGGCCAA ATATCGACAAATTTTGGAGAAGGCCATTCAGTTTACAGATGCAGAGCAGCTGGAGTCCTTGAAGGCCTTTGTTGAAGCGA TGGTTAATGAGAATGTCAGTCTTGTCATATCGAGACAGCTGCTCACAGATTTCTGCACACATCTTCCCAACCTGCCCGACGCCACAGCTAAAGCAGTGTATCACTTCACTTTGGAGAAGATTCAGCCCAGGGTCATCTCCTTTGAGGAACAG GTAGCTTCAATCAGACAGCACTTAGCAACCATTTATGAAAAGGAGGGAGACTGGAGGAATGCAGCTCAGGTTTTAGTCGGTATTCCCCTGGAAACCGGACAGAA GCAATACAATGTTGACTATAAGTTGGATACGTACCTGAAAATTGCCCGTCTCTACTTAGAGGATGATGATCCAGTGCAGGCGGAGGCATACATCAACAGAGCCTCATTGCTTCAGAATGAGTCCTCTAATGAACAGCTGCAGATACACTATAAG GTGTGCTATGCCAGAGTcctggacttcaggaggaagtTCATTGAAGCTGCACAAAGATACAACGAGCTGTCCTATAAGTCCATAGTCCATGAGACCGAACGTCTGGAGGCGCTCAAACACGCCTTAAACTGCACCATACTGGCTTCTGCAG GCCAGCAGCGTTCCCGTATGTTGGCCACTCTTTTTAAAGATGAGCGCTGTCAGCAGCTGGCTGCCTACGGTATTCTGGAGAAGATGTACCTAGACCGTATCATCAGAGGAAACCAGCTGCAGGAGTTTGCTGCCATGCTGATGCCTCACCAGAAAGCCACCACAGCAGATG TCTGTGAGGTTTCTCTTACAGGATCCAGCATCCTCGACAGAGCCGTGATTGAACACAACCTTTTGTCCGCTAGCAAACTCTACAACAACATCACATTTGAAGAACTAGGAGCACTTTTAGAAATCCCCCCCGCCAAG GCCGAGAAGATCGCTTCCCAGATGATCACTGAAGGGCGCATGAACGGCTTCATCGACCAGATCGACAGCATCGTCCACTTTGAGA CCCGTGAGGCCCTTCCTACCTGGGACAAACAGATCCAGTCTCTGTGTTTCCAGGTCAACAACCTCCTAGAAAAGATCCGTTCAGCCGCCCCCGAGTGGGCTGCTCAGGCGATGGAAACCCAGATGACCCAgtaa